DNA sequence from the Mastacembelus armatus unplaced genomic scaffold, fMasArm1.2, whole genome shotgun sequence genome:
CATAAACAACCGGTTTCACGGTCTAACGTCGCGTTTTTACGTTAAAACACCTGGAAACGTTTCGCTCTTCTCACCTGATTTCTCCACCTGCTGACAACTTCACCGCCGCCACGACTTCCGTGTTGTGATCAGCTGACCCGCTACCGCGATGACCCGGATTGAAGGTATTTGTGGTGTAATAGCGAGGAGGCGTCGGCAGGGGGCGCTGTTATTGTCAGATAAACGACCCGAGCAGTGTGATCAGTAACAGCTTTAGTCTGTTTGCATTTACTAGAATATTATGACACATTTGTTCTGATTATTTTggctgcaaacaaacaaactaactCAAATCTGAGCATCTTCACTCAGTTAGAATTTCTCTGccaacagcagaaaacattttcagtccctgttgtttcatgtctgtttatgtatttgcacattttaaatctTTGACCTTTTTATTATTGATCTGTTTGTCCTGATCAAGACAGAATCTGTATTGACCAGATGAGCTGGAAGTCTCAGGCTAAACCACCAGAACCGTGATTGATCTACTCATGTATATTACATATAGATAATAAAGTGAACAGAATTTATTTCATGGTTTTATGACAGTTCTTCTCTACATGCGTAACGATTGtgattcaaaaacacaaactgctaCAAGAggattttattaaaaacagcaccaaaaacacaggaaagaTAAAGTTCAGCTACAtgattataaaatgaaaaaaaaaacttctctgtATATGAATTATAATATTATTGTGTAAGTGAGAGGATTTTATTAAGTATTTATAAAAATAGTTCAGGTATCACTGAAAATTTGTGGCCCCAAACTCGGCCTCGTGCAGAAGCTGCTGCATCTTGGTTCTGACCAGCGACTGCTTTTCTGCAGAAAGTCTTCTCATGGCAGGAGCCAAGCTCAGCAGGAAGAGAATAACATCGTCTCTCTGTTCCAGGTCCCGGTCCCTCTGAGTCTCCCTGGCCTCCATCCTGTGCAGGTACTCCTCCAGCAGACCGTCGCTGCTCTTCCTCTTGGCTCGGGTGAGCCTGGGAGACACCACACCACAGTCCTCCTCTTTGTCGTCCGTTTCGTCCAAAATCTCCGTCATCACAATTTCCTGCTCTTCTGTTTTGAGGTGGTTCAGCCTGGACGTGGCGCTGGACGGCGGCAGGCTGTCGTGAGTCTGACGTTGCTCGGGAGGCTGCAGGTCAGGCTGCAGGACTGCAGGAGGCACGGGCTGATCCGAGGGCTGTGAGGAAGAGTGTGAAGAAGCTAAGGATGCAGCTAAGGTTGTAACCGAGTGCATCATCATCTCAAACAGGTCCTTCATGTTAACATGTTGGCCTTGTTCTCTTAGTGCACCGTCATCTTTAGCGGCCGCGTCTGCGGTCACCTCGGTCTTGGCTTCTTTGAGTCTGATGATGTCTCCGCTCG
Encoded proteins:
- the LOC113131217 gene encoding uncharacterized protein LOC113131217 → MEYKLIMAVSRFPCLYDTNSLTYRDLNMRSDAWRQVAELVGVPESECRRKWKTLRDQHRRERQREKERRESGIGLFNYRPWRYSSLLSFLNPFIDARAAGTNGWALDPQSSQLHMSEMVGCSTTSETRSDDDDSYGIAVADATTTTTSSSSSSFSEFIQGKRLSPASGDIIRLKEAKTEVTADAAAKDDGALREQGQHVNMKDLFEMMMHSVTTLAASLASSHSSSQPSDQPVPPAVLQPDLQPPEQRQTHDSLPPSSATSRLNHLKTEEQEIVMTEILDETDDKEEDCGVVSPRLTRAKRKSSDGLLEEYLHRMEARETQRDRDLEQRDDVILFLLSLAPAMRRLSAEKQSLVRTKMQQLLHEAEFGATNFQ